Proteins encoded together in one Campylobacter concisus window:
- a CDS encoding tetratricopeptide repeat protein, protein MSLLQDFRKFNYNGGMKKLLTILFLPLYLSAFSLSLNSGANANKPYSVLQLSDEKEFECVEQILAYDTKRYVCMLDDGILPKIEDTTLPLMDIKYKKQDGKLFIVIMPKAPSKLLNVQTELYSSPSVQDTPKTTISKHFSIIIDTSLSENNKRVSGLNFSPDFRDMLSPSIGALDLNKAPIAGLDSNDIDIYINIKRAYEKGAYESVVKDTQTAMKRHPASLFSSEFLLFRLRALDKIFETKSEFEGLEPKDIVSEGRAWIRKFPSDENYSEVLYLIARAYLKDSIASDAKYMLDILSEEHAESKFTKLATLDYADYLYKIGRQKEALSDYEKVLYSTNDIDLASRAALSLADANIDKEKFDEAKKFVLKIANANEKFFMNDPTKSMNLAYTFASKDMPDVAAKIYEILVNNSDRTKDFYEAALKNLALNLAKTKDEKRAYEYLNRYEKEFKYGDYIDEVAKAKDGLFFEEDDKNATALHARYKDLIEKYAGTNISQKALISELELDLKERKFADALAYNNLAKDENLSQAMELVNEAALELTKEFFIKDDCTAVVNLLENYDVSKVSLPQFKLFNCYFRTARYNDALELAKAHTKDENLEDRVEWLVNLSKILYKNKDYEHAITAANDALSLGSAVEYSDPTPSLFDRFYSLLALKRFTEAVSTISAIEQLRGQDFKIIEAYAAISDYAMKSNDYAIAATYAKKALELQTRAKINTFSPKLNFDYSEASLKTDNLDEALDEAKFILNMKLEPEDRLHALNLASEIYIRQKQYKLAKPYLNECVGSNFTSAYKDACKAKLEMIK, encoded by the coding sequence TTGTCTTTGCTTCAGGATTTTAGAAAATTTAACTATAATGGCGGCATGAAAAAGCTCTTAACCATCTTATTTTTACCGCTTTATCTATCCGCCTTTAGCCTTAGCCTAAACAGCGGCGCAAACGCAAATAAGCCTTATAGCGTCCTTCAGCTAAGCGACGAGAAAGAATTTGAATGTGTGGAGCAAATTTTAGCCTATGATACAAAGCGCTACGTTTGTATGCTCGATGATGGGATCTTGCCAAAGATCGAAGATACGACACTGCCTTTAATGGATATAAAATATAAAAAGCAAGACGGCAAACTCTTCATCGTCATCATGCCAAAAGCACCCTCAAAACTTCTAAATGTTCAAACCGAGCTTTACAGCAGTCCAAGCGTGCAAGATACGCCAAAGACGACCATCTCAAAGCACTTTAGCATCATCATCGACACTTCGCTAAGTGAAAACAACAAAAGAGTATCTGGGCTAAATTTTTCGCCTGATTTTAGAGATATGCTAAGTCCAAGCATCGGAGCGCTTGATCTTAACAAAGCGCCTATCGCTGGGCTTGATAGCAACGATATAGACATCTACATAAATATAAAAAGAGCTTATGAAAAGGGCGCTTATGAAAGCGTGGTAAAAGATACGCAAACAGCGATGAAAAGGCACCCAGCCAGTCTTTTCTCAAGTGAGTTTTTGCTTTTTAGACTAAGAGCGCTTGATAAAATTTTTGAGACAAAGAGCGAGTTTGAGGGGCTTGAGCCAAAAGATATAGTAAGCGAGGGCAGAGCCTGGATAAGGAAATTTCCATCTGATGAGAACTACTCTGAGGTGCTATATCTCATCGCCAGAGCTTACCTAAAAGATAGCATCGCAAGTGATGCAAAATATATGCTTGACATACTAAGCGAAGAGCACGCGGAGTCTAAATTTACAAAGCTTGCCACGCTTGATTATGCTGACTACCTATATAAAATAGGCAGGCAAAAAGAGGCGCTAAGCGACTATGAAAAGGTGCTATACTCTACAAACGACATCGACCTTGCAAGTAGGGCAGCACTAAGTCTAGCGGATGCAAATATCGATAAAGAGAAATTTGACGAGGCGAAGAAATTTGTGCTAAAGATCGCAAATGCAAATGAAAAATTTTTCATGAACGATCCGACAAAATCGATGAATTTAGCCTATACATTTGCTAGCAAAGATATGCCAGATGTGGCTGCTAAAATTTATGAAATTTTGGTAAATAATAGTGACAGGACAAAGGATTTTTACGAGGCAGCATTAAAAAATTTAGCGCTAAATTTAGCCAAAACCAAAGATGAAAAAAGGGCGTATGAGTATCTAAACAGGTACGAAAAAGAGTTTAAATATGGCGATTATATCGATGAGGTCGCTAAGGCAAAGGATGGGCTATTTTTTGAAGAGGACGATAAAAACGCCACTGCACTTCACGCAAGATATAAAGATCTAATCGAAAAATATGCTGGCACAAATATTAGTCAAAAGGCTTTAATTAGCGAGCTTGAGCTTGATCTAAAAGAGCGTAAATTTGCTGATGCACTGGCTTACAACAACCTCGCAAAAGATGAAAATTTAAGCCAGGCGATGGAGCTTGTAAATGAGGCTGCGCTTGAGCTAACAAAAGAGTTTTTCATCAAAGATGACTGCACGGCGGTTGTAAATTTACTCGAAAACTACGATGTGAGCAAGGTCTCTTTGCCACAGTTTAAGCTATTTAACTGCTACTTTAGAACGGCACGTTACAACGATGCGCTAGAGCTTGCCAAGGCGCACACAAAGGATGAAAATTTAGAAGATAGAGTCGAGTGGCTGGTAAATTTGAGCAAAATTTTATATAAAAATAAAGACTACGAGCATGCGATCACTGCGGCAAATGACGCGCTCTCGCTTGGCTCAGCGGTCGAGTACTCGGATCCTACGCCATCGCTTTTTGATAGATTTTACTCGCTGCTTGCGCTAAAGCGCTTTACTGAGGCAGTCTCTACGATTAGCGCGATCGAGCAGCTAAGAGGGCAGGACTTTAAGATCATCGAGGCATACGCAGCTATAAGTGACTATGCGATGAAGAGCAACGACTATGCTATCGCTGCAACCTACGCTAAAAAGGCGCTTGAGCTGCAAACTAGGGCTAAGATAAATACCTTTTCGCCAAAGCTAAATTTTGACTACTCGGAGGCTTCGCTAAAGACAGATAATCTTGACGAGGCGCTTGATGAGGCGAAATTTATACTAAATATGAAGCTTGAGCCAGAGGACCGCTTGCATGCTCTAAATTTGGCAAGTGAAATTTACATCAGACAAAAGCAGTATAAGCTAGCTAAACCATATCTAAACGAGTGCGTTGGCTCAAATTTCACAAGTGCTTACAAAGATGCCTGCAAAGCCAAACTTGAGATGATAAAGTAA
- a CDS encoding HEAT repeat domain-containing protein, whose amino-acid sequence MLNLNDLEKEYLELKKENFQDGKRIKFIANLGASDEIAYHYELICKEWQEGRQLNLESSFDRHGGAGLEFLFERLAKKSDQKLKIETIYLIAQILSKSKHRDFYTAFCDRLIPQITSFLETNDVLRRKLIIALGWVGTLEQIEILISEMLESKDSLCRAWAAASLMQMSFHRASQDILRDKTKAAFLQGISSEKEPYACAVMIEAAQILFGKKWISSSAAQNQDSEKIEKARKTAVRFLGRD is encoded by the coding sequence GTGCTAAATTTAAACGATCTTGAAAAAGAGTATCTAGAGCTTAAAAAAGAGAATTTTCAGGACGGCAAAAGGATCAAATTTATCGCAAATTTAGGCGCAAGTGACGAGATAGCATATCACTATGAGCTCATTTGCAAAGAGTGGCAAGAGGGCAGGCAACTAAATTTAGAAAGCAGTTTTGATAGGCATGGAGGCGCTGGGCTGGAGTTTTTGTTTGAGCGCTTAGCCAAAAAGAGCGATCAAAAACTAAAAATAGAAACCATCTATCTTATAGCGCAAATCCTTTCTAAGTCCAAGCATAGGGACTTTTATACCGCGTTTTGTGACCGCCTTATCCCTCAAATAACTTCTTTTTTGGAGACAAATGATGTCTTACGCCGCAAGCTTATAATAGCGCTTGGCTGGGTTGGCACGTTAGAGCAAATAGAAATTTTGATAAGTGAGATGCTAGAAAGTAAGGATAGCCTTTGCAGGGCATGGGCGGCAGCTAGCCTTATGCAGATGTCGTTTCATAGGGCCAGCCAAGATATCTTGCGAGACAAAACAAAAGCCGCATTTTTGCAAGGCATCTCTAGCGAAAAAGAGCCATACGCCTGCGCAGTTATGATAGAAGCGGCTCAAATTTTGTTTGGTAAAAAGTGGATATCTTCTAGCGCAGCTCAAAATCAAGACTCTGAAAAGATAGAAAAAGCTAGAAAAACAGCTGTAAGATTTTTAGGCAGGGATTAA
- a CDS encoding DUF4198 domain-containing protein yields the protein MNKHLFALLALAAFSSHSLAHEFWLFGSSKNVTSVDIGYADDFPTVEKIPDNRIALFEAPYVINKNGEKLSLKQSGENYHYERAKLEDGSYLIAGEYKPTFWTKASDGTWHMGKTKEDIKDAKYCKKASMSAKGVINKKAKDDSVTKPSQQRLEIVPLDNPANFKVGVPFKVKILFEGKPLENATLDGTFDGFLKEKSAFHGKTEPDGTIEVLALKPGKWLLQTVHKMPFADSKICDDETIAATLAFELK from the coding sequence ATGAATAAGCATTTATTTGCACTTTTGGCTTTGGCAGCATTTAGCAGCCACTCTTTAGCTCACGAATTTTGGCTTTTTGGAAGCAGCAAGAACGTAACTAGCGTTGATATCGGCTACGCAGACGACTTCCCAACTGTTGAAAAGATACCAGATAATAGGATCGCCCTATTTGAAGCCCCATACGTTATAAATAAAAATGGCGAGAAACTGAGCCTAAAACAAAGTGGCGAAAACTACCACTACGAAAGAGCCAAACTAGAAGACGGCTCATACCTTATAGCTGGCGAGTATAAGCCTACGTTTTGGACAAAAGCAAGCGATGGCACATGGCACATGGGCAAAACCAAAGAGGACATCAAGGACGCCAAATACTGCAAAAAAGCGAGCATGAGCGCAAAAGGTGTAATAAATAAAAAAGCTAAGGACGACTCTGTAACAAAGCCTTCACAGCAGCGCTTAGAGATAGTCCCACTTGACAATCCAGCAAATTTCAAAGTGGGCGTGCCGTTTAAAGTAAAAATTCTATTTGAGGGCAAACCTTTAGAAAATGCTACACTTGATGGAACATTTGATGGATTTTTAAAAGAAAAAAGCGCATTTCACGGCAAAACTGAGCCAGATGGTACGATAGAAGTGCTTGCGCTTAAACCTGGAAAATGGCTACTACAAACAGTGCATAAAATGCCATTTGCTGACTCAAAAATTTGCGATGATGAGACGATCGCAGCAACACTTGCATTTGAGCTAAAATAG
- a CDS encoding ShlB/FhaC/HecB family hemolysin secretion/activation protein, whose product MRTLLSLSMVCAALLANETNLKNELNNEEIRANMASSFNESSNINLLNEKPTSEGKLNLNETPCFKIDKISLLSENEVASFSASSGGDEAIIREAYNKNYSKFNSILEASLNKLDFKSGSCLGKNSINLIINSFNNEIIKSGYITSSASLVTKSLKDAKLEFVINLGLIDDISINETDSQRNRASLFSAFGEYSHKNKVANIRDIEQALESLQNVSKNDVSIKFLPSNRAGFSNIVITRVDSFPLKAAISIDNLGSKQSGKYQGMLNLSTLNLLGFNEIFSFSRGKDIFKKYEVTNKFNGATDHGASNNYYYGFSIPFGYFMLEYEKSKYDYAQIINAAYNLYTYKGRSESDSLSLAYTFYRDSNFKNSAYVKLFKRKNKNYLEDYELDNQARRNAGYEVGVKSSWNSYNQAFSAKLAYKKGTGIFRSQPDPLEDSGEATSRFALINLNLNYKYKFELPLSYDLNINARYGLNKLSLQDKFSIGGYHSVRGFDGESSLVGNHGVSVRNTLSYNYYKSNSVYAGLDAGMVRAASSGIKDKNTLAGYAIGLRGSMKAYNNLSYDISVSKPLYKPKSFETKSTNVNFIISYEF is encoded by the coding sequence ATGAGAACTCTCTTATCTTTAAGCATGGTGTGTGCTGCGCTACTTGCTAATGAGACTAATCTAAAAAACGAGTTAAACAACGAAGAGATTAGGGCGAATATGGCAAGCTCTTTTAACGAAAGCTCCAACATAAATTTGCTTAACGAAAAACCAACTTCAGAAGGTAAGCTAAATTTAAACGAAACTCCATGCTTTAAAATAGATAAAATTTCACTTCTTAGTGAGAACGAAGTAGCTAGCTTTAGCGCTAGTAGTGGTGGCGATGAGGCTATAATAAGAGAAGCTTATAACAAAAACTACTCTAAATTTAACTCTATTTTAGAGGCTAGCTTAAATAAGCTTGATTTTAAATCAGGCAGCTGTCTTGGTAAAAACTCTATCAACCTAATCATAAACTCTTTTAACAACGAGATAATAAAAAGTGGCTATATCACTTCAAGTGCGAGCCTTGTTACAAAGAGCCTAAAAGATGCCAAGCTAGAGTTTGTGATAAATCTTGGCTTAATAGATGATATAAGCATAAATGAAACTGACAGCCAAAGAAATAGAGCGAGCTTATTTAGCGCATTTGGTGAGTACTCTCATAAAAATAAAGTGGCAAATATAAGAGATATCGAGCAGGCTCTTGAGTCACTGCAAAACGTCTCGAAAAATGACGTTAGCATTAAATTCTTGCCTTCAAATAGGGCTGGCTTTTCAAACATAGTGATCACTAGAGTTGATAGCTTTCCACTAAAGGCTGCTATTAGCATTGATAACCTTGGCTCAAAACAAAGTGGCAAATATCAAGGAATGCTAAATTTAAGCACGCTAAATTTGCTTGGATTTAACGAAATTTTTAGCTTCTCACGCGGAAAAGATATATTTAAAAAGTATGAGGTTACAAATAAATTTAATGGCGCCACTGATCACGGGGCTTCAAATAACTACTATTACGGCTTTAGTATCCCATTTGGCTACTTCATGCTTGAATACGAAAAGAGCAAATATGACTACGCCCAGATCATAAACGCAGCCTATAACCTCTACACATATAAAGGTAGAAGCGAGAGCGACTCACTAAGCCTTGCTTATACATTTTATAGGGACTCAAATTTTAAAAATAGCGCTTATGTAAAACTATTTAAGAGAAAAAATAAAAACTACCTAGAGGACTACGAGCTAGATAACCAAGCTAGAAGAAATGCTGGATATGAGGTAGGCGTAAAATCAAGCTGGAATTCTTACAACCAAGCTTTTAGCGCCAAGCTAGCTTACAAAAAGGGCACTGGTATATTTAGATCACAGCCTGATCCTTTGGAGGATAGCGGCGAGGCTACATCTAGGTTTGCTCTAATAAATTTAAACCTAAACTACAAATATAAATTTGAACTTCCACTAAGCTATGATCTAAATATCAACGCAAGATATGGTCTAAATAAACTAAGCTTGCAGGATAAATTTAGCATCGGTGGATATCACAGTGTTAGGGGCTTTGACGGGGAGAGTTCGCTTGTTGGAAACCACGGAGTAAGCGTAAGAAATACCCTCTCATATAACTACTATAAGAGCAACTCTGTCTATGCAGGGCTTGACGCTGGCATGGTAAGAGCAGCGAGCAGTGGCATAAAGGATAAAAACACCCTTGCTGGATACGCCATAGGTCTAAGAGGCAGCATGAAAGCCTACAACAACCTAAGCTACGACATATCTGTCTCAAAACCTCTTTATAAGCCAAAGAGTTTCGAAACTAAATCAACAAATGTAAATTTCATCATAAGCTACGAATTTTAA